TATTTATCATAATACGATATCCACAAGTTATTCTGCTCAAATTCAGAAAATATCTTGCGTGTGGTACAACTCAAAACACggtattatgcatgtaaagtatccACATGCcattggtctactgctagtctcatgacttgaacgtaaccttaaaatagataagactagcagtatcgcccggcgttgctcgggtttgtaagggaaataactatataagcattttcagagagttactttgcttatataaaccgagcaaaaaatgcattaaaaatgtggaaaaatgatggtaattttttttttaaatcgtagactcatcgtagacgtacgctaatacccagaagggctcgatatgaatcacaactataagatacccgcttttggttaaactgcaccgcaaaatgtgggagtagttaggaatctaaatcggagtagacagacacacacaacttcagttttatatataaagactagcagtattgcccggcgttgctcgggtttgtaagggaaataactatataaacatttttagagagttacttcccttatataaaccgagcaaaaaatgcattaaaaattatggtaaattctttttaaatcgtagactcatcgtagacatgcgctaatacccagaagggctcgatatgaatcacgactataagatacccgcttttggttaaactgcactgcaaaatgtgggagtagttaggaatctaaatcggagtagacagacatatTTTCGTCAACTGTTGTCAAGGGGTTAATgtggtcctagatacactatgtctgaataaaggatgggatggtcactgctggaacgtctttgatcataggtttaccgGGTAAGAACTGGTATGAGGTTAAACAACACTTAAAGCCACTTACACTAATTGCTGtactgtacattagataatgtagtcctagatacactatgcctgaataaaagaggggatggtcacagctggaacatctttgatcataggtctgtctggatcaggattgacccagggctaaacaacaactgtagCCACTAATAATAACTGCTAAACTATACATTCAATAATGTAGtcatagatacactatgcctgaataaaagatgggatggtcacagctggaatgtctttaattacAGGCCTATCTAGATCAAGACTGACATAGgactaaaaagaaatattaacaagatTTATCTACCCATACTCCACCCTGTCTCCAAAATCCACCCAGGCCCACCACAACCAAAAAGtcatacagatatttatttctcaATGTCTCTCCAACATTATACAATAACTGTCTCTCATTATCCATTTTTATGTCTTTCCATGGCCAAGTGGTTTTACAACCAAGCACTAGGGCATATTAATGACTGCATTGCAGGTTCAAATTTCATCCCCCTGgattgatgtttatttatttatatatatttttacttcttgTTAACACTtgattgtattttttgtttttttcttttggaaaaatatttaacttttgtattgataaaaattttcaaataaaaaaaatatgaaataataattaaaaaattataattatggaaaatgaggaaAAATTCCACGTCAAAgtgtaaagaattaaaaataaaaacggtttctgtattttcatttaaacttatttctctttctcttttttttacttgtttcaatcatttgactgcggccatgctggagcaccacctttaatcgagctactcaaccccgggacttattctttgtaagcccagtacttattctatcggtctcttttgcaaaccgctaagtgacggggacataaacacaccagcatcggttgtcaaacaatgctagggggacaaacacagacacacaaacacacacgcacacacacacacacacacacacacacacacatatatatatatatatatacaacaggcttctttcagtttccatctaccaaatccactcacaaggcttgtaaTCACCCATCTGTGTCCGTGTGTTTGCAAAATCTCTCTCCTgcatgaataaatttattcttagtTAAGTTACCCTTtgtagtgaatgatttaccacagacatcacaaggtgccacgcagggggactgaacccggaaccatgtggttggtaaacaagctacttaccacacagccactcctgatggtttcttttttaaaaaacaaattgttATTGCCCAGCATGCATAAACAAAAGCAAGACATTGTAATCAcccgtctgtgtctgtgtgtttgcaaaatctCTCTCCTGCATGAATAAatttgtgagagaatgatttaccacagagatcacagcaatatggtttctctcctgtatgaatacgtcggtGAGTAATTAGGTTGTCCTTTTGAGAGAAGGCTTttccacaggtgtcacagtgatatggtttcactcctgtatgaatacgctggtGAGTGATCAAGTTATCTTTccgggagaatgatttaccacagatgttacaacgatatggtttctctcctgtatgaacagaTTTATGCTTAGTTAAGTTGCtgctgtgagagaatgatttgccacagatatcacactgatatggttttttacCTTTCTTAATCTTTACAACACCAGGAAAGTCAATCCTCTTAGTCCGTGTttcacatatactctttactcttttacttgtttcagtcatttgactgcagccatgctggagcaccgcctttagtcgaggaaatcgaccccggacttattctttgtaagcccagtacttattctatcgttctcttttaccgaaccgctaagtaacggggacataaacacaccagcatcggttgtcaagcaatgctaggggaacaaacacagacacacaaacacacacaaatacatatatatatacatatatatgacaggcttctttcagtttccgtctaccaaatccactcacaaggcattggttggcccggggctatagcagaagacacttgcccaagatgtcatgcagtgggactgaatctggaaccatgtggttggtaaacaagctacttaccacacagccactccttcattCTCACTTAAATCATTTTCCATAATTCTCCTTTCCTTACCACAAATATACACAAGTttggcgcatggcttagtggttaaggtgtcagcatcatgatcataagattgtggtttcgattcctggaccgagcgacgcgttgttttcttgagcaaaacacttcatttcacattgctccagtgcactcagctggcaaaaatgagtaatgctgcgatggacttgcGTCCTGTCCagcgggggaacacatacgccattaaaaccaggaaactgggcccgtgagcctggctaggctttaaaagggcacatttatttatatatatatatatatataatatatatatatatatatatatatgttgttacgtaccacctgccgtcgctcaaactcttcgaaaacccgggaccctaccaagtcgagcgacgacgattgcACCGGCCCAGTCGAACGGAGAATTCGCCACACAGATGGGACCCGGTGGAGGATGGCAGCGAACTCGGCAACcggagagaacaacaacaacagcaggaagagatacagagagacggcggaaggcaattggcttacatttaacaacagtttatgacaatcattacaacatcaaatacaatgtaaaatacatcaggtacatcaaagaaaataacatgcaacAAAATTAACAAGATCAAAACATGCAGATACAATACacagtccggagacaacagttcaaatcaaataatgttcacgatacaGTTCAGAGACAAATCAGTTCAATTCACGATACAGTTCAAtgttcaaatcacattaaagtctttctctttctttctttctttctctttttttaacaACTCTTTTCCTTAATTcacagttctttctttttttctttaacacaACTCAGCAACACAGTTCTTTTCACAATCTCATTTCTGTTTAGTTcaacaattcttttcttttcttttcaacaattcaattcttttcttttcacatcaaaagtcaacaacaaaaaacaaacataaacattaCCGAACGTTTTCGCGTCTGCAACTCTGCGACAATAGCCAATGCCTTCCACGCCGTaacctctctttcgctctcaatCCTCTGTGTATGTCTTTCACATTCACTGTCTCCAGCAGAACTACCTGTTACCAACTCGCTCTGTTCCCGACTGTCGACTGACTGGCAAGCTCACAGCTCCCGCATTTTAAAGGGTAgcagatttatttttttcttaaactttaCCTGACCGTAGGGGCCAAAATGTCACTtcctaaatatataaatttcccCAGAAACTGGCATAAAAGATTTACCCGTCTGCTTGACACCAAATCACAAAAGTAGGTCGCAGCACTCAGCCTCCGAACTGACCTCCATATCACTACCCCCTCCCTAAGCTTTGTCGACCCGACAGAAGCACACTAAACCCGTACTTCCAAGGGCGAGCTCCAGCTGAACTGGCCAGGCTCATGGTACCTCCACAGACGGTTCGCATGTACACTTTTCAGGGAAGACCTCCTGCCTCCTCGAATCCTGTACGTTACATCGGACAAACGAGTCACCACCGTGAAAGGCCCCTCCCAAGGACTCTGCAGCTTCGGAGACTGCCCTCTCTTCCGCCTGGGGTTGTGGAACCACACCTCATCGCCCTCCTTGAAGTCGACCTCACTAGCCCTGGTGTCATGCCGACACCAGCTCCCGCATTTTGAAGGGTAgcagatttatttttttcttaaactttccCTGATCGTAGGGGCCAAAATGTCACTTCCTAAATACATAAATTTCCCCAGAAACTGGCATAACAAAAGATTTACCCGTCTGCTTGACTCCAAATCACAAAAGTAGGTCGCAGCACTCAGCCTCCGAACTGACCTCCATATCaatattttttgatttatatatatagatgtatgtatattttttatttatatatatatattatatatatatatatatatataatatatatatatatatgttgttacgtaccacctgccgtcgctcaaactcttcgaaaacccgggaccctaccaagtcgagcgacgacgattgcACCGGCCCAGTCGAACGGAGAATTCGCCACACAAATGGGACCCGGTGGAGGATGGCAGCGAACTCGGCAACcggagagaacaacaacaacagcaggaagagatacagagagacggcggaaggcaattggcttacatttaacaacagtttatgaCAATCATTACAACACCAAATACAATGTAAAATACATCAGGTACAtcaaagaaaataacatgcaacAAAATTAACAAGATCAAAACATGCAGATACAATACacagtccggagacaacagttcaaatcaaataatgttcacgatacaGTTCAGAGACAAATCAGTTGAATTCACGATACAGTTCAAtgttcaaatcacattaaagtctttctctttctttctttctcttttcttaacAACTCTTTTCCTTAATTcacagttctttctttttttctttaacacaACTCAGCAACACAGTTCTTTTCACAATCTCATTTCTGTTTAGTTcaacaattcttttcttttcttttcaacaattcaattcttttcttttcacatcaaaagtcaacaacaaaaaacaaacataaacattaCCGAACATTTTCGCGTCTGCAACTCTGCGACAATAGCCAATGCCTTCCACGCCGTaacctctctttcgctctcaatCCTCTGTGTATGTCTTTCACATTCACTGTCTCCAGCAGAACTACCTGTTACCAACTCGCTCTGTTCCCGACTGTCGACTGACTGGCAAGCTCACAGCTCCCGCATTTTAAAGGGTAgcagatttatttttttcttaaactttaCCTGACCGTAGGGGCCAAAATGTCACTtcctaaatatataaatttcccCAGAAACTGGCATAAAAGATTTACCCATCTGCTTGACACCAAATCACAAAAGTAGGTCGCAGCACTCAGCCTCCGAACTGACCTCCATATCACTACCCCCTCCCTAAGCTTTGTCGACCCGACAGAAGCACACTAAACCCGTACTTCCAAGGGCGAGCTCCAGCTGAACTGGCCAGGCCCATGGTACCTCCACAGACGGTTCGCATGTACACTTTTCGGGGAAGACCTCCTGCCTCCTCGAATCCTGTACGTTACATCGGACAAACGAGTCACCACCGTGAAAGGCCCCTCCCAAGGACTCTGCAGCTTTGGAGACTGCCCTCTCTTCCGCCTGGGGTTGTGGAACCACACCTCATCGCCCTCCTTGAAGTCGACCTCACTAGCCCTGGTGTCATGCCGACACCAGCTCCCGCATTTTGAAGGGTAgcagatttatttttttcttaaactttccCTGATCGTAGGGGCCAAAATGTCACTTCCTAAATACATAAATTTCCCCAGAAACTGGCATAACAAAAGATTTACCCGTCTGCTTGACTCCAAATCACAAAAGTAGGTCGCAGCACTCAGCCTCCGAACTGACCTCCATATCaatattttttgatttatatatatagatgtatgtatattttttatttatatatatatatttgggacacaaaactctacttgtgaaggatctgttgaggcaagtgagaatcagaatcaaaatcaaaatcaatcaacatcaatggaaattgtagctgtgataccagtgccgttggcacgtaagcgaaccatccgaacgtggtcgttgccagcgccacctcgatgggcatccatgccggtggcacgtaaaaagcaccatccaactgtggccgtttgccagccccgtctggcacctgtgccggtggcacgtaaaaatcacccactacactcacggagtggttggctttaggaagggcatccagctgtagaaacactgccagatcagactggagcctggtgcagactcctggcttcctagaccccggttgaaccgtccaacccatgctagcatggaaagcggacgttaaacgatgatgattattatgagaGGTCTTTTTCTTACAAGTGAgaacatatgaaataatatttccatgtattcttttctttttttttattcgtttcagacatttgactgtggccatgctggagcactgcctttagtcaaacaaattgattccaGGACTTTTCcttggtaagcccagtacttattctatcggtttcttttgccgaaccgctaagtgacatggacataaacacaccaacatcggttgtcaagcgatggtggggtgacaaatacagacacacaaacatatatatatatatatatatatgacaggcttctttcagtttccgcctaccaaatccactcacaatgctttggttggcccgaggctatagtagaagacacttacccaaggtgccatgcagtaggactgaacccggaaccatgtggttggtaagccagctacttaccacacagccactcctgtgcctataatccaatttttaaaaaaattttttcactttTCCCATAAGTTATATCAATGGGAAAAAGATAGAAATTTACTCAACAAAATGTAGGGATATAATAaggtcaaaaataaaaataaatagggtCACACCTGCAGTGATTGTCGCACAATATGTGTTATGATCATTTTTAATATAGTTATTGTTCTGTGTGAACAGCAACATGTTCAGTGAAGTGAGTTTTTTGAGAGACTGATTAATGAcacataggaagggcatcctggcgttaggaagggcatcctggcgttaggaagggcatcctggggttaggaagggcatcctggcgttaggaagggcatccagctgtagaaacactgccagatcagactgggcctggtgcagccttctggcttcccagaccccagttgaaccgtccaacccatgctagcatggaaagcggacgttaaatgatgacgatgatgataatgatgatgattagttatatggtttctctcctgtatgaatgcgtttgtgtctagttaaaaCATGcccatgagagaatgatttaccacagatatcacagtgatgtagtttctctcctgtatgaatgtgtttgtgtttagttaagtggcCAGTCTCGGAGAAACATTTTCCACAGACatcgcagtgatatggtttctctcctgtatgagtacgtttgtgcgtAGTTAAGGCATGtccatgagagaatgatttaccacagatgtcgcactgatacggtttctctcccgtatgaatacggaTGTGTCTCGTTAAATCTCCATTTTccgagaatgattttccacagatatcgcagtgatgCGGTTTGTCCCCAGTATGAATCCGTACATGCCGAGATAAATGACCAGTGtccgagaatgatttaccacagatgtcacaatgatacggtttctctcctgtgtggctGCGTTTGTGAATAGTTAAGGTCCCATtctcagaaaataatttaccacagatatcacagtgatatggtttctccccagtatgaatacgaaTATGTCTTTTTAAGGAGctcttttgagagaatgatttaccacagatattgcagaAATATACTTGGCctcctgtatgaatgcatttgtgtttagttaaattaccattttgagagaatgattccccacagatatcacagtgatatggtttttctcctgtatgaatacgttggtgagGAATTAGATTGTCCTTTTGAGAGAAGGCTTttccacaggtgtcacagtgatatggtttctcgcctgtatgaacacgtttgtgcttAGTTAAGTGACTGGTTTCagtgaaggatttaccacagatctcacagtgatacggtttctctccagtatgaatgtgtctgtgaatAGTTAAAGTATGAccgtgagaaaatgatttaccacagatgtcacagtgatatggtttctctcctgtatgaatatgtttgtgactaGATAGGGCATATGTACTGGAGAacgacttaccacagatatcacaatgatatggttttactcccgtgtgaatatgtttgtgtttatgtaaacGGCTTCCatcggagaatgatttaccacagacatcacagtgataaggtttctcacctgtatggatacgtttatgCCTAGTTAAGGTACCATtcgcagagaatgatttaccacagacatcacagcaatatggtttctctcctgtatgaatgcgtttgtgtttattcAGGTGAatactttgagaaaatgattcaccacagatatcacagtgatatggtttctcacctgtatgaatacgctggtGAGTGATCAAGTTATCTTTCCgggagaatgacttaccacagatgttacaacgatatggtttctctcctgtatgaatgcgtttgtgtttattcAGGTGAatactttgagaaaatgattcaccacagatatcacagtgatatggtttctctcctgtatgaacagaTTTATGCTTAGTTAAGTTGCtgctgtgagagaatgatttgccacagatatcacactgatatggttttttacCTTTCTTAATCTTTACAACACCAGGAAAGTCAATCCTTTCAGTCTGTGTTTCACATATAGCTTCATTCTCACTTAAATCATCTTccataattttccttttcttaccacaaatatacacgagtttgcttctatttgtgtttgtatttctcaACAAATATTACAAACGTTATATTTCCATCAACTGTGATCTTTGCTGATTATCTCAAGTTGCTGCAAACTCCTTTGCAAtccaatatttattaaaatgcaaAGTGATCTTGTCAAGTTTTCAGGAATTGAACAAGACAAACAGTGATAGTCATCTTAgaactgaagaaatatttatcagAAATTCTACCAAAGATTTATGTAACAGGGTTTATACATCCATTCTGTGGAACATTTTCCTTTAGGGTTAGATGATTAATATTGATTAATAGATGATTAATATTGATGGTATACCTGAAGTAACCAATTCTTTGCTGTTTCTGGCATTCTGAAAGAATTGAGAAAGAAGAATGTAAGACATAAAAGTTATGTAAAAAGTAGGGATACAACAGGGGaaattatacattttaataaAGAATAACTATAGAAGTAAGCATTTCACTAGAATGTTTGAAATTATCAATATGTctttctgtggaggcacatggcctagtggttagagcagcagactcgcggttgagggatcacgggtttgaatcttagactgggcgatgtgtgtgtttatgagcgaaacacctagaataacccgatagaataagtactgggcttacaaagaataagtgggatcgatttgctcgactaaaaggcggtgctccagcatggccagtcaaaatgactgaaacaagtaaaagagtatatatatatatatggctgtgctccagcatgaccaaagTCATTGGATtgaaacatataagagaatatgaatacacacacacattatctttcatagaCACATGCGCACGCCTCTGTCACTTTCCACCGACTTCAAAGCAGATGTCGCCTTCTGTGGCAGATCTGAGTCCataagcaaaataatatatatcagatatcTTACCTGTTAATTGCTATATAATCAGTGGTTACAGTGAAACATCTTTAATTACTTTAATTACACCAAATGTCCGTCCCACAACACGGCTATGCAAGCAAGATCACAGAAATCATAAAAAAATTGACTGGGAAACACAAAACGCCGAACTGTAGTTACTTTCTTGGTCTACACGCTGCTAGatgaatttatgtattatttaaaaacaaaaacaaaacacttatATGAATCATAGAAACACACAGTTAATTGTTGCGGGAATGTCTTAAGTTTTACTTGAAATGTAAGAATTAGGGAATTCTGAAATTTTCTATAATTGCTAATCATAATAGTCTTTCAAAAGTTGCATACAAATTTTGCCCTCACGAGTGGTATGATACTGTAGAGGAATGAGGTATGGTCTAGCTACAAATGTTTTTTgaggataaaataagtatcattcctACTTTGAATGTATTTctcgaaaataaatatataaagaaataacgtgccgggttcttttttttttttttttttgcacgtttCGTTTTCTCCGCTTcgttttttttaataacattctTCACTCAATGAAATGAAGGACCAAAGACTCGAAGAcgagaaagaaaaattgaaaatttgcggaaaaatacaagtaaatattttttatctaattGTGGATAATTAAATACtgatttgattaattaatttgattGTATAATATAGTTAATATTAAATATGTCGCCTTTACAATGTTCACTGAAGTAATGAGTGAATTACGGATTTGATTAATTGGCGATCTTCGCCTAATTAATTGTATAATTGGAATTTAGTCGTGCTGAGTTATTGCATTGCTCATTTGTAACCGTTGTGGCTTTCATGCATCGACATACAAGCCACCGAATAGCTCTCTTAGTTCTGTTGTTCGTTGTTAGGAATTGTGTAGTTCAGGGGTTCTGTCTGAATTATGATATTACTAGAAGCTACGAAAGATGCAACATAGTGAGGGATGTCTTCAGGTTGCAGAGTGTTGTGTCTTAAGTCTATGAAACTGTACAtaatgcatataaagtatataggcaatctttcgtctctagtagacctttccgtcgatttccgtaaaaaaaattttttttttttttttacatatgggcttgcgggaacttttgaagtaatgagagcgaaagagactaagagaaagcgattgtatgacgagggaagttcttttgaagttaccgtgcatgggaggcattgatgtacatgtgtgtgtgtgtgtttgatgaggtgtgggagacagacagtatgttgtgtaagtgaagtgcttctgttagtgtgtgtgaaagaaagagataactgaaatttttttactcggtgtatgtgtatatgtatgtatattacttcaaaagttcccgcaagaccatatgtaaaaaaaaaaaaagaatttttacggaaatcgacggaaaggtctactagagacgaaagatcgccagtatatatgtataaagtgcattgagtaatcatcgtattctaatttctttcacttttcaatgatcaACAGATGAGTGACTATCTTTCTATACAAACACAACACGGGCTAtgctttcagaaataacccagtcGAACGAGTTTCgatctttgccgaactgctaagttacggggatgtaaacacatcaacatcggttgtcgagcggtggtgggggacaaaggcaggcacaaacatacatattacggacttctttcagtttccgtctactaaatccacttaaaagcccgaggctagagtaaaaaaacacacacttgcctaaggtgccacacagtgggactgaacctggaaccatgtggttaagaagcaaactaaCTTCATAGCCACGTCTAATTAGGGAGTTctttaataaaatgaaaggacTTCATTAGGTCTCATTATTAAATTATCAGACTacgcgtctgataagggtacactaggaaaatgcatcacaaccatatgtgcgcaacatggtgatctcatatcaagataaacagcacatgaccttgcaggtgaggcccaatcatcatcattgttcgaccgtggtcgagacaatggaatttaccatgctacgccagacttcacggtccatcatggcattatggaggtcctgttgttggatgcctgtatccctggagattacatcagggtaggagagtgtgtgccctctggtatcgcgaccgtggtcaagacaatggaatttaccatgctatgccagacttcatggtccatcatggcattacggaggtcctgttgttggatgcctgtatccctggagatta
This genomic window from Octopus sinensis linkage group LG27, ASM634580v1, whole genome shotgun sequence contains:
- the LOC115224998 gene encoding zinc finger protein OZF-like, which gives rise to MEDDLSENEAICETQTERIDFPGVVKIKKGKKPYQCDICGKSFSHSSNLTKHKSVHTGEKPYHCDICGKSFSANGTLTRHKRIHTGEKPYHCDVCGKSFSDGSRLHKHKHIHTGVKPYHCDICGKSFSSTYALSSHKHIHTGEKPYHCDICGKSFSHGHTLTIHRHIHTGEKPYHCEICGKSFTETSHLTKHKRVHTGEKPYHCDTCGKAFSQKDNLIPHQRIHTGEKPYHCDICGESFSQNGNLTKHKCIHTGGQVYFCNICGKSFSQKSSLKRHIRIHTGEKPYHCDICGKLFSENGTLTIHKRSHTGEKPYHCDICGKSFSDTGHLSRHVRIHTGDKPHHCDICGKSFSENGDLTRHIRIHTGEKPYQCDICGKSFSHGHALTTHKRTHTGEKPYHCDVCGKCFSETGHLTKHKHIHTGEKLHHCDICGKSFSHGHVLTRHKRIHTGEKPYN